In Hymenobacter volaticus, the genomic window TCTATTTGCCCATCCAGCTGCCTATGTCCGCAACCGTATTAGCCGGTTGGTGTCATTGCTTCCGCTTAACTTCCTGCCCATGAAATACCTGCTACTCTCTGCCCTCCTGCTACCCGCTACCTACGCCACGGCGCAAACTGCATCTGTTGAAACCGAAGCTGTCAAGAAAACCATCCAGACGTTTTTCGAGGGCATGCGCAAGGGTGACAGCACGCTGGTGCGCTCCACATTCGCTCCTGGCGCCGTCTTCCACACCATTGCCAACCGCAACGGCACCACCCAACTCATGCCCGAAAACCCATCAGATTTTGTGAAAGCGGTTGGCAAGCCCCATAAAGAGGTATGGGACGAGCGCATCACCTTCGATAAGGTCCTGATTGACGCCAACCTGGCCAGCGTCTGGACCCCCTACGAGTTTTACCTCGGCAGCACCTTTAGCCACTGCGGCTACAACTCGTTTCAGTTGGTGAAGCTGGCCGGCGGCTGGAAGATTGCGCACGTAATTGACACCCGCCGCAAGGAAAAGTGTAAATAGGCAGCTGGAGCACTCCGCAAAAATCTTTTGCTAGTCATATGACTGCCATGCTGAACTTTGCGGAACATCTCGCTCGCATCGTTGAGTAAGCGTTAGGGTGTACTACCCTAGCGAGATGCTTCGACAAGCTCAGCATGACGGGCTGATAAAAACTGGCTCCAACGACTCATTACATAATTCTTGCTAGCTAAAAAGCAGGTATGCGCAGGAGCGGACTATCGTCTGTTTTCCAATAGTCAAGTTCGTACAGCTCGCCTTCCTGGTCTAGATAAAGTGAGGCGAATACCAGGATTCCATCCTCGTCTAGAAATTGGGTGCTGGCAATTCGCTCGCCTAGCCGCCGATTTGGCTGGTAGTTAGTGAATCGCAAGCTACCTATTTCTTCTGGTCCTATCTCCGCTACTTCCACCGTGTGCAGCAGCCCTAACATGCGTTCGGCATCGGGTTTGCCGCGGAGCATAAAGATAAGCAAGCCTAGTTCCGGCAGTTTAAGTGAACGTTTGGCCATAGGTCAGAAGCCGCCACAGCTACGTCACCTGCGGGAGCACCAAACTAGTTATACGGCCGGAGCAGGATTAGTAGATTCTGGAAACGCCAGAATTGTGGCCGCGTCAAGCTCTTCCAGCTTTGCCACAATACGGTCGGCCTGGTGCAGATCCTGCCCCTGAGAATGCTCGCTCAGGAAGCCGATGCAGTACATACCCGCTGCTTTGGCCGCGGCTACGCCGTTGGCGGCATCTTCAATGACCAGGCATTCCGTTGGTGGCGTGTCGGTTAGCTCGGCCGCGCGCAAGAAGATTGCCGGGTCAGGCTTCGACTTGGTGAAATCCTCGCCACTGACAATATGCGCAAAGAACGGGTACAGTCCGAAGCGCGTGAATACCCGGTCGATGGTGCCTCTAGACGCAGACGATGCCACTACCAGCGGCACGCCTTGGCCGTGTAGCTCTTCTACTAGGTGCCGGGCCCCAGGCAGCAAATCCAGCTCCTTGGATTCATCGAAGGCTTTGGCAAACAGCTCCCGCTTTCGGTCCATCAACTTGTCTATATCCTGCGGCAGGTTGAAGTGCTGCTTGACCTGCTGGTATACGTTGCGGGTAGAAGCGCCTAGAAATGTGCCGTACAACTCGTCGGACACCGTAAGGCCTAGCTCGGCGAAGTGGCGAAAAAAGGCGTCGTGGTGCAGGGGCTCGGTGTCAACCAAGACCCCGTCCATATCAAAAATGATAGTGCGAATCATGCAGAAGCGGATGTGAAGAACGCGGTAAAGGTAATGAACCTAATTACGCGGTTTTCACGCCTCATCATTTGGATTCCAGTCGCCAGTGAATTCTGCGCCCACATAAGCAGCAGCTTCATATGCGTCGATCGGGTAATCTTGCACGGATACCGAGTTGTAAAAGAATTGACCGAGAGAACAGTCCATTTTAATTAAGTACTTCCTCGGATCTTCCTCTTCCTTTTCCCAGAAGTAGTCATGGAATAGGATTCCCACCTGATAATCTTCCAGATCAAGCACAACTATATCTCCATTCCTGGCACTCCCTACCAGCAACAGATTAGTTTGAAGCGCACGCTGAAAATCATCTTCCCAATCATAGTTTTTCTTAAGGCAGTTTGCCTGCCGATAAGAAAAAGCACCTATTTCTATTTCGGTATCAAAAGAGAATTCGACAAAGAAATTTTGCGTTTCCTCCTCTACTCCGGCACTTCGCAGAATAGCTAAGTTTTCATTCCGTAGTGTTTCAAAATGGCTCTTCAAGTTGATATCAACTGAGGCCAGAGCAAGCCGCATTTTTTCGTTATCCACTAGCACCACACTTTATAAATTCTTGACTTTAATCACCAAATCCCATAAGCCCGCATTTCATATCCGTGGCTTTCCGCAGCATCTCTCTGAAAGCCGTTCGTTCTTTCTGCAAAGATGTTGCGTGTGGCTGCTGTTGTATCCTGGAGAGCATTCGGGCTATTAACTCGCTACCCCAGCGAAATTTGCTATAGTAGTCGAACCACGGCTCTATGATACCCTCATGCTGAAGCTGGAAAAACAAATTATCCTCTATACCTCCCGCTCGCTCTAAGACCAGCCTTTTGCTTGATGGGTTTTGGCTATCGTGAATCAGATAGAAATCTAGCATGCTCTGTACATAAAAGCGGACAGACTTATGTAGCCTGCCCGATTCGCTTTTCTGTTACGCCCCTACTGGCTCTTCCAGCACTTCCTTCTCGATCCAGCGGCCGTCTTCGCGCATGAGTTCGATCAGTTCGTCTACGGCTTGGGCTTCGGGCACGGCTTTCTTGATAACTTCCTGGCCGCGGTAGAGAGCTATTTTGCCTTTGCCTACGCCCACGTAGCCGTAGTCGGCGTCGGCCATTTCGCCGGGACCGTTCACGATGCAGCCCATGATGCCGATCTTCACGCCCTTGAGGTGGTCGGTGCGCTTGCGGATCATGGCGGTGGTTTCTTGGAGGTCGAACAGGGTCCGGCCGCAGCTAGGGCAGCTGATGTACTCGGTTTTGGACATGCGAGTGCGCGCCGCTTGCAGAATGCCAAAGCTGAGCTGGTTGAGTTGGTCGATGTCGTGCAGCCAGGCGTCTTGCTCTTGCTCGGGCAGTAGATCGGTGCAAAGGGCAATACCGTCGCCGAGGCCATCAATCAGCAGGCCACCCACATCGGTGGCAGCATCGAGCTGCGTTTGGGGCATGTTGTGCGCTGTGTACACGCGTCGAATCACTACCGGGCACGTGACGCCATAATCGAGCAGATCGAAGAAGGCTCGCCGCAACTCGGGCATGGCGTGGGTGTTGGTGGTGCTCAAAGTGAGCACCACGCGGGTTTCGGTGCGCAGGCGCTCCAGCAGTTCGGCATCCAGCGTATCCAACTCCACAACCAGGAAGTTGAGCTGTGGGTGGAGCTTCGTGAAATCTGCCAGGTAAGTGTCGGCCGTGAGCAGGGGGTAATGGTCGAGGCGCTGGCCGCCGTCCATCCAGGCACTGTACGTCACGATTTCCTTGAGGCCGTTGGGCAGCATATAAGGCACGGGCCGCTCACCCGTGTAAATGTAGTCGGCACCCAAGTCGCTCATCTGAAACTTGTCGAGAAACGACGAGTACAGGTGGCCGGCAGCGCGCAAATCGGCATATTCGAGCCGCGGCAGGCGCGAAAGGTCCGCCACTACGCGCGGCACGTTCAGGCCACCGAAATTCAGGACTTCGTGCGTGACGCGGCGGTGATACTGAAACGGGTCGAGCGGCTCTTCTTCCAGCAGTGGCCGGATGGGGTCAGCTGTGGCTGCGCGGTTGGTGTACCGATCAATTAGGGCTTTAGCAACAGGCGCTTCTGCTTCGGGCGCTTCGGTAAGGCTCACGCGCACGGTGTCGCCGAGGCCGTCTTCGAGCAGCGTACCGATGCCTACGGCCGACTTGATGCGGCCGTCTTCGGCTTCGCCGGCTTCCGTTACGCCGAGGT contains:
- a CDS encoding nuclear transport factor 2 family protein, with translation MKYLLLSALLLPATYATAQTASVETEAVKKTIQTFFEGMRKGDSTLVRSTFAPGAVFHTIANRNGTTQLMPENPSDFVKAVGKPHKEVWDERITFDKVLIDANLASVWTPYEFYLGSTFSHCGYNSFQLVKLAGGWKIAHVIDTRRKEKCK
- a CDS encoding DUF6984 family protein, coding for MAKRSLKLPELGLLIFMLRGKPDAERMLGLLHTVEVAEIGPEEIGSLRFTNYQPNRRLGERIASTQFLDEDGILVFASLYLDQEGELYELDYWKTDDSPLLRIPAF
- a CDS encoding HAD family hydrolase, which codes for MIRTIIFDMDGVLVDTEPLHHDAFFRHFAELGLTVSDELYGTFLGASTRNVYQQVKQHFNLPQDIDKLMDRKRELFAKAFDESKELDLLPGARHLVEELHGQGVPLVVASSASRGTIDRVFTRFGLYPFFAHIVSGEDFTKSKPDPAIFLRAAELTDTPPTECLVIEDAANGVAAAKAAGMYCIGFLSEHSQGQDLHQADRIVAKLEELDAATILAFPESTNPAPAV
- the ispG gene encoding (E)-4-hydroxy-3-methylbut-2-enyl-diphosphate synthase yields the protein MNKTYCPSLTEYKRRLSREVKIGDLPMGGLNPIRVQSMTTVDTMDTLGSVEQTLRMVEAGCEYVRITAPSVKEAQNLLEIKKELRKRGCNVPLIADIHFTPNAAELAARIVEKVRVNPGNYADKKKFDFIEYTDATYHAEVERIRERFRPLVQICKQYGTAMRIGTNHGSLSDRILSRYGDTPLGMVESALEFLRLCEEENYYDVVLSMKASNTQVMVQAYRLLVQKLDEEGLQPYPLHLGVTEAGEAEDGRIKSAVGIGTLLEDGLGDTVRVSLTEAPEAEAPVAKALIDRYTNRAATADPIRPLLEEEPLDPFQYHRRVTHEVLNFGGLNVPRVVADLSRLPRLEYADLRAAGHLYSSFLDKFQMSDLGADYIYTGERPVPYMLPNGLKEIVTYSAWMDGGQRLDHYPLLTADTYLADFTKLHPQLNFLVVELDTLDAELLERLRTETRVVLTLSTTNTHAMPELRRAFFDLLDYGVTCPVVIRRVYTAHNMPQTQLDAATDVGGLLIDGLGDGIALCTDLLPEQEQDAWLHDIDQLNQLSFGILQAARTRMSKTEYISCPSCGRTLFDLQETTAMIRKRTDHLKGVKIGIMGCIVNGPGEMADADYGYVGVGKGKIALYRGQEVIKKAVPEAQAVDELIELMREDGRWIEKEVLEEPVGA